The following coding sequences lie in one Bacillota bacterium genomic window:
- the fliS gene encoding flagellar export chaperone FliS gives MYLSPSEQYRSTQIETASPERLLILLYDGAIRSLNHARVAIDERNRQKANRSFQKAQAIITELQGVLDMSVGEIAKNLYALYDYFTRRLIEANIKQDGAIAGEVLEHLKDLRSAWKQAIVLNASTGRPVSLANVSG, from the coding sequence GTGTACTTAAGCCCTTCCGAGCAATACCGCAGTACCCAGATAGAGACGGCCAGTCCGGAGAGACTCCTGATCCTTCTCTACGACGGGGCCATCAGGTCGCTCAATCACGCCAGGGTCGCCATCGATGAGCGCAACCGCCAGAAGGCCAACCGCTCTTTCCAGAAGGCTCAGGCGATCATCACCGAGCTTCAGGGCGTCCTGGACATGAGTGTGGGAGAGATCGCCAAGAACCTCTACGCACTGTATGATTACTTCACCCGCCGGCTCATCGAGGCCAACATCAAGCAGGACGGGGCCATCGCCGGCGAGGTCCTGGAGCATCTCAAGGACCTCAGGAGCGCCTGGAAACAGGCCATCGTCCTGAACGCCTCGACCGGACGCCCGGTCTCGCTGGCCAACGTCAGCGGTTAG
- the fliT gene encoding flagellar protein FliT produces MTTAEAWRETQEEYNELLRINQAIPGVAASDDVTGLLELLERRSAVVARVQELSQGLGDPSRLPPKAAKGLADVIRQTLEADARCEVAIRLGMERLREGLKDIERGLETGRAYRRVNGDRPPTARFIDQVR; encoded by the coding sequence TTGACCACCGCAGAGGCCTGGCGCGAAACCCAAGAAGAATACAACGAACTCCTGCGGATCAATCAGGCCATTCCCGGGGTGGCCGCGTCCGACGACGTCACCGGCCTGCTTGAACTGTTGGAGAGGCGCTCGGCGGTGGTCGCCCGCGTCCAGGAGCTCAGCCAGGGTCTCGGCGACCCGTCCCGCCTACCGCCGAAAGCGGCCAAGGGGCTGGCCGACGTCATCCGGCAGACCCTGGAGGCCGATGCCCGCTGCGAGGTGGCCATCCGCCTCGGCATGGAGCGCCTTCGCGAAGGTCTCAAGGATATCGAGCGCGGTCTGGAGACAGGACGGGCCTACCGTCGGGTCAACGGGGACCGGCCGCCGACCGCACGCTTCATAGACCAGGTCAGGTAG